In Candidatus Edwardsbacteria bacterium, the following are encoded in one genomic region:
- a CDS encoding branched-chain amino acid aminotransferase, which produces MDIKKTLLTDDKLKPLFQDPLKLVFGRTFTDYMFTMEHATEKGWHNAEIKPYQSLMLDPAANVLHYSQEVFEGQKAYKSPKDEILLFRPQENARRINHSLKRMCMPEIPEEIFLQAECELLKLEERWIPKAVGASLYIRPAVIGTEAALGVKPSDRYLFFIILSPVGPYFQEGFNPVGLWVSDSYTRVAQGGTGEAKTGGNYAGTLLASKIARDKGCSQVLWLDAVEHKYIEEVGAMNIFFIIDSKLVTPKLSGSILQGITRKSVLQIAEDLGIVPEERQISIDEMIEGIESKKVTEAFGAGTAAVISPVGRINYKDKEYVISQETGPWAKKFFDTLTGIQYGEKEDKYGWVYRVK; this is translated from the coding sequence ATGGATATCAAAAAGACGCTTTTAACCGACGATAAATTAAAACCGTTGTTTCAGGACCCCCTTAAACTGGTTTTCGGACGTACCTTTACCGATTATATGTTCACCATGGAACATGCCACGGAAAAGGGTTGGCACAATGCCGAGATAAAACCATATCAGTCCTTGATGCTTGACCCTGCGGCCAACGTTCTTCACTATAGCCAGGAGGTTTTCGAAGGACAGAAAGCCTACAAATCCCCAAAGGACGAAATCCTGCTATTCCGACCACAGGAAAATGCCAGGCGCATAAACCACTCCCTTAAAAGAATGTGCATGCCGGAGATTCCCGAAGAGATTTTTTTACAGGCCGAATGCGAATTACTAAAGCTTGAGGAACGGTGGATACCCAAGGCAGTGGGGGCCTCTTTATATATCCGCCCGGCGGTCATCGGCACTGAAGCGGCCCTAGGGGTCAAGCCGTCCGACAGGTACCTGTTCTTCATAATCCTCTCCCCGGTGGGGCCGTATTTTCAGGAGGGTTTCAATCCGGTGGGGCTTTGGGTCAGCGACAGCTATACCCGGGTCGCCCAGGGCGGCACCGGCGAGGCCAAGACCGGCGGGAATTATGCCGGCACCCTGTTGGCTTCCAAAATTGCCAGGGACAAGGGTTGCAGTCAGGTCCTGTGGCTGGATGCTGTGGAGCACAAGTATATCGAAGAAGTGGGAGCCATGAATATTTTCTTCATAATTGACAGCAAGCTGGTCACCCCGAAACTCTCTGGCAGTATTCTGCAGGGCATTACCCGCAAATCGGTACTTCAGATAGCCGAAGACCTGGGAATCGTTCCCGAGGAACGGCAGATCTCGATCGACGAGATGATAGAGGGCATCGAGAGTAAAAAAGTTACTGAGGCTTTTGGGGCCGGCACCGCGGCGGTGATAAGCCCGGTGGGCAGGATCAATTATAAGGATAAAGAATATGTCATCTCACAAGAGACCGGGCCTTGGGCTAAAAAATTCTTTGATACCCTGACCGGAATACAGTATGGGGAGAAAGAGGATAAATACGGCTGGGTTTACAGGGTTAAATAA
- a CDS encoding rRNA pseudouridine synthase, whose protein sequence is MSETRARLNKYLSMCGAASRRKADEMISRGQVRVNDKVVDKLGTVIDIYNDIVTVGGKILRLPQRAGYFIFNKPAGCLCSKSDPEGRKTIYDLLPGNMRKLKYVGRLDKDTEGLLLLTDDGDMIEYLTHPRNEVPRTYHALVRWILRDSDVEPLRKGVDYLGESYDPAQVKILSIDRPKNNTLLEITIKEGKKREVRMMLRALNLHVDHLKRVAFGPLRLDNTPVGQSRPCKPNELERLRKISKIKAPL, encoded by the coding sequence ATGAGCGAAACAAGGGCAAGGTTAAATAAATATCTCTCCATGTGCGGCGCGGCCTCCCGCCGCAAGGCCGACGAGATGATATCCCGCGGACAGGTAAGGGTCAACGACAAAGTGGTTGATAAGCTGGGCACCGTAATAGATATTTATAACGATATCGTTACCGTCGGCGGGAAGATCCTTCGCCTGCCGCAGCGAGCCGGCTATTTTATATTCAACAAGCCGGCCGGCTGCCTTTGCTCCAAGAGCGATCCCGAGGGAAGAAAGACCATTTATGACCTGCTCCCGGGCAACATGAGGAAACTTAAATACGTGGGACGGCTGGATAAGGACACCGAAGGGCTCTTGTTACTGACCGACGACGGCGACATGATAGAGTACCTCACCCATCCCCGCAACGAGGTTCCCCGCACCTATCATGCTCTGGTCCGATGGATCCTGCGGGACAGCGACGTTGAGCCTCTAAGAAAAGGGGTTGATTACCTGGGTGAATCCTACGATCCGGCCCAGGTAAAGATCTTGTCAATCGACCGGCCCAAGAACAACACCCTGCTGGAGATAACCATCAAGGAGGGGAAGAAACGGGAGGTGCGGATGATGCTTCGCGCCCTCAACCTCCACGTGGACCACCTGAAGAGGGTTGCCTTCGGGCCGTTGAGATTGGATAATACTCCGGTCGGCCAATCCCGACCATGCAAGCCCAATGAACTGGAACGACTGAGAAAAATATCCAAGATAAAAGCCCCGCTCTAA
- a CDS encoding carbohydrate binding family 9 domain-containing protein, with translation MAQEEGSKPQKSVDIRQIEIAPKIDGVIEDLWLSADSAINFIQHSPYEKTAPTEPTVVYLLQDDENLYVAFRCHSLKNPPVACFTKDEDYVIIKIDPFGSRTSGYFFLVYGSGLFWEGLIMDDGRSQDLSWEGIWYNAVKMYPDKMEVEMKIPFKTLRYKKGLKEWGIQFARHIATTFENDYWTEVTQKDDDLVSRWGTAQNINPQSSGYYFELYPEGFFRYEDFRGQTTDRKINGSLTAKWDLTPQTSINATAYPDFAQIESDPSSVNLSRYPTYLQEQRPFFVEGREIFRFSEFQGSGFFQPLNIFYSRRVGKSIDGGAVPIIGGLKATHKTTEWNIGALAAYTEKYDYSYWGQPTTEPERKFGVVRAARRIFNNSDAGLLFSGMSANADEYNYAVGLDASLRKGPNQLIMQGAYSDESGKKGMAVSTGFRGFIDKFLIMSAYEAVDDSFSVEGIGYVPWAGRQRALLISGPFWTFKEGSLRNLYIAPGFARTREPGSPRWSTFGSFTINPNWRNNWGANLEGNYGRSFELIYDPYVDSTYCIDYISRDINFNFWGMLMGNNVNGGCNYNYSYNYARKYPAYQGSNWLTFSYSIISPLSTTLTSMLWVEWNQDKKIEAMTPIFRPRMDYRITAKMTLSVFNEMVAATPETEFGKTRLQTDRFGLLYSWNFSPKSWLYVALNDYNSLDYTANPDGEMTQRYAIGAIKARYLLYF, from the coding sequence ATGGCACAGGAGGAAGGCTCAAAACCGCAAAAGAGCGTTGATATCCGGCAAATAGAGATTGCGCCGAAGATAGACGGGGTGATCGAGGACCTGTGGCTGTCGGCTGATTCGGCGATTAATTTCATCCAGCATTCGCCTTATGAAAAGACCGCTCCAACCGAGCCGACAGTGGTCTACCTGCTACAGGATGACGAGAACCTTTATGTGGCTTTCCGGTGCCATTCGCTTAAAAATCCCCCGGTGGCCTGCTTTACCAAAGATGAGGACTATGTGATCATCAAGATAGATCCTTTCGGCAGCCGGACCAGCGGCTATTTCTTTCTGGTCTACGGTAGCGGCCTTTTCTGGGAGGGCCTGATCATGGACGACGGACGCAGCCAAGACCTTTCCTGGGAGGGGATATGGTATAACGCAGTGAAGATGTATCCCGACAAAATGGAGGTGGAGATGAAGATCCCGTTCAAGACACTGCGTTACAAGAAGGGCCTTAAAGAATGGGGTATACAATTTGCCCGTCACATTGCCACCACCTTTGAAAATGACTACTGGACCGAAGTCACCCAAAAGGACGACGATCTGGTGTCCCGCTGGGGCACGGCCCAGAACATCAATCCCCAATCTTCCGGATACTATTTTGAACTTTACCCCGAGGGATTTTTCCGATACGAGGATTTCCGCGGCCAAACCACAGACAGAAAGATTAATGGCAGTTTGACTGCCAAATGGGACCTGACTCCCCAGACCAGCATCAATGCCACGGCCTATCCCGATTTTGCCCAGATAGAATCAGACCCGTCTTCGGTCAACTTATCCAGATACCCCACCTACCTGCAGGAACAGCGGCCTTTCTTTGTGGAGGGGCGGGAGATATTCCGTTTTTCGGAATTCCAGGGCAGCGGGTTCTTTCAGCCGCTCAATATTTTTTATTCACGCCGGGTTGGAAAATCCATTGACGGCGGAGCAGTGCCGATTATTGGCGGTTTGAAAGCAACCCATAAAACAACGGAATGGAACATCGGAGCGCTGGCGGCATATACCGAGAAATACGACTATAGTTATTGGGGCCAGCCCACCACCGAACCGGAAAGAAAATTCGGGGTGGTCCGGGCTGCCAGACGAATATTTAACAATTCCGATGCCGGCCTTTTGTTCAGCGGGATGTCGGCCAATGCAGATGAATATAACTACGCAGTAGGCTTGGATGCATCTTTGCGTAAAGGACCAAACCAGTTGATCATGCAGGGAGCTTACAGCGATGAGTCAGGTAAAAAGGGGATGGCGGTAAGTACCGGCTTCCGCGGGTTCATCGACAAGTTCTTGATCATGTCGGCATACGAGGCGGTGGATGATTCCTTCTCGGTGGAAGGTATCGGCTACGTACCCTGGGCCGGGAGACAGCGGGCCTTACTGATAAGCGGCCCTTTTTGGACCTTCAAAGAAGGATCTTTACGCAATTTGTACATAGCGCCGGGCTTTGCTCGGACAAGAGAGCCGGGCAGTCCCCGATGGTCTACCTTCGGCTCGTTTACAATCAATCCCAACTGGAGAAACAATTGGGGAGCAAATCTGGAAGGAAATTACGGAAGGAGTTTCGAGCTTATCTACGATCCTTATGTAGATTCCACTTATTGTATAGATTATATCAGCCGCGATATAAATTTTAATTTCTGGGGCATGTTAATGGGGAACAACGTCAACGGAGGCTGTAATTATAATTACAGTTATAATTATGCCAGAAAGTACCCGGCTTATCAGGGATCGAATTGGCTCACCTTCAGCTATTCCATAATTTCTCCGCTGAGCACCACTCTAACTTCGATGTTATGGGTCGAATGGAATCAGGATAAAAAGATAGAGGCTATGACCCCGATCTTTCGTCCTCGGATGGATTACCGGATAACCGCAAAAATGACGCTTTCGGTGTTCAATGAAATGGTGGCCGCTACACCGGAAACCGAATTTGGGAAGACCCGGCTTCAGACCGACCGGTTTGGACTGTTATATTCCTGGAACTTCTCTCCAAAAAGCTGGCTGTACGTGGCTTTGAACGATTACAATTCTCTGGATTATACCGCAAACCCAGATGGGGAAATGACCCAGAGGTATGCCATCGGGGCCATCAAGGCCAGATATTTGCTGTATTTCTGA
- a CDS encoding cell wall-active antibiotics response protein: MGFVFTGVFWGVVLILIGLGVIINVVFGIRIPIFRTIFALFLIYLGIQMLTGISFWSKSKKSAVFEEKTIEVTTASDKYDVVFGKGEIDLSGIELKDQNVRVDINTVFGGSVIKIDPAIPTKIVASSAFGGAHLPDGNVVAFGQYTYKTENFKNAEKHLLVHASVVFGGMEFVTKQ; the protein is encoded by the coding sequence ATGGGTTTTGTATTTACCGGGGTGTTTTGGGGTGTGGTGCTTATCCTGATAGGTTTGGGCGTGATCATCAATGTGGTCTTCGGGATAAGGATACCCATCTTCAGGACCATATTTGCCCTGTTCCTGATCTATCTTGGCATTCAGATGCTTACCGGGATCTCTTTTTGGAGCAAAAGCAAAAAATCGGCGGTATTCGAGGAAAAGACCATTGAGGTCACTACGGCTTCCGACAAATACGATGTGGTTTTCGGCAAGGGGGAGATCGATCTTTCAGGCATCGAGCTTAAGGATCAGAATGTGAGGGTGGATATCAACACCGTCTTCGGCGGGTCGGTGATAAAGATCGATCCCGCTATTCCCACCAAGATTGTCGCCAGTTCGGCCTTTGGCGGGGCTCATTTGCCGGACGGCAATGTGGTGGCCTTCGGCCAATACACCTACAAAACGGAGAATTTCAAAAACGCGGAGAAGCATCTATTGGTCCATGCTTCGGTGGTGTTTGGCGGCATGGAATTCGTCACAAAACAATAA
- a CDS encoding tyrosine--tRNA ligase, with protein MMSVFDVLKERGFIQQMTHEDEIRELLEKEKVTFYIGFDPTAGSLTAGHFMQLMAMSHMQQHGHKPIALLGGGTTMVGDPSGKTDMRKMLGKEDIARNAECFKKQMEKFIDFSDGKAVMANNADWLMGLNYVDFLREIGSHFSVNRMLQAECFKARLEHGLTFMEFNYMVMQGYDFLELYRRHNCTLQLGGDDQWSNIIAGVELVRKIEAKPVLGMTFTLLTTSDGKKMGKTEKGAVWLDPEKTPPYDFYQYWRNVADSEVTRCLALLTFLPMAEVNRLGNLKDQEINQAKKILAYELTKMVHGDDQAQKAQKAAETLFEGGADMQDVPTSPIGQDLLGKGIIDVLFACQIIPTKSEGRRLIAQGGLYVNSAKVESIDLKVTGDLFQDGIMMIRKGKKGYHKVVIQ; from the coding sequence ATTATGTCCGTGTTCGATGTCTTAAAAGAGCGGGGCTTCATCCAACAGATGACCCATGAGGATGAGATCCGGGAGCTTCTGGAGAAGGAAAAGGTCACCTTTTACATAGGGTTCGACCCCACCGCCGGCAGCCTGACCGCGGGTCATTTCATGCAATTGATGGCCATGAGCCACATGCAGCAACACGGCCATAAGCCCATTGCCCTGTTGGGCGGCGGCACCACCATGGTGGGCGACCCCAGCGGCAAAACCGACATGCGGAAAATGCTGGGCAAGGAGGATATCGCCCGCAACGCCGAATGCTTCAAGAAGCAGATGGAGAAATTCATTGATTTCTCGGACGGCAAGGCCGTCATGGCCAACAATGCCGATTGGCTGATGGGCCTGAATTACGTGGATTTTTTACGGGAGATCGGGTCCCACTTCTCTGTCAACCGCATGCTGCAGGCCGAGTGCTTCAAGGCGCGATTGGAGCACGGCCTGACCTTCATGGAATTCAACTATATGGTAATGCAGGGCTACGATTTCCTGGAGCTGTATCGCAGACATAACTGCACCCTGCAGCTGGGCGGCGACGATCAGTGGTCCAATATTATCGCCGGGGTGGAGCTGGTGCGCAAGATCGAGGCCAAGCCGGTTCTGGGTATGACCTTTACTTTGCTAACCACCAGCGACGGCAAGAAGATGGGCAAGACAGAAAAAGGGGCCGTATGGCTGGATCCGGAAAAGACCCCGCCCTACGATTTCTACCAGTACTGGCGCAATGTGGCCGACAGCGAGGTAACGCGATGCCTGGCCCTGCTGACTTTTTTACCCATGGCCGAGGTCAACCGCCTGGGCAACCTGAAGGATCAGGAGATCAACCAAGCCAAGAAGATACTGGCCTACGAGCTGACCAAAATGGTGCACGGCGATGATCAGGCCCAAAAGGCTCAGAAAGCCGCCGAGACCCTTTTTGAGGGCGGGGCCGATATGCAGGATGTCCCCACCTCGCCGATCGGCCAAGACCTTCTGGGCAAGGGCATCATAGATGTTTTATTTGCTTGTCAGATAATTCCCACTAAAAGCGAGGGCCGTCGGCTTATCGCCCAGGGAGGCCTGTATGTGAACTCCGCTAAAGTTGAAAGCATCGACCTGAAGGTCACCGGTGACCTGTTCCAGGACGGGATCATGATGATCCGAAAAGGAAAGAAAGGCTATCATAAGGTGGTTATCCAATGA
- a CDS encoding DUF4846 domain-containing protein: MKDINILARYLSAAVLIPAACLALNIKDLPAPAGYRRLEYADSSYSAWIQTLPIKEDNIILRHDGEPIGSFFYNVLAVVDLPLLFSQDLEQCADWCFRFRAEFYKQTGRLDRLYLYDYNGLRRYYRNSGKNINSFLRWAMSNANSYSLKKGCLAIDSAELRPGDMLVQNQRGGVGHVSVIIDVCQKDENERLYLIGYGFMPAQQFHIEKGGAEGWFALADYRKYLKMHFAFGEPAYRRF; the protein is encoded by the coding sequence ATGAAAGATATTAATATTCTGGCCCGATATTTATCGGCGGCAGTTTTGATCCCAGCCGCCTGTTTGGCCCTGAATATAAAGGATCTTCCGGCACCGGCCGGTTACCGAAGGCTGGAATATGCCGACAGTTCCTATTCGGCCTGGATACAAACGCTTCCGATAAAAGAAGACAATATTATATTGAGGCACGATGGAGAGCCGATAGGTTCGTTTTTTTATAATGTTCTGGCAGTGGTTGATCTGCCGCTACTGTTCAGCCAAGACCTGGAGCAGTGCGCCGACTGGTGTTTCAGGTTCAGGGCGGAATTTTATAAACAGACAGGCCGGTTGGACCGGCTGTATCTTTATGATTATAACGGCCTTCGCCGGTATTATCGGAATAGCGGAAAAAATATCAATAGTTTTTTAAGGTGGGCCATGAGTAATGCCAATTCATACTCATTGAAAAAGGGATGTCTGGCCATTGACTCAGCGGAGCTGAGGCCGGGGGACATGCTGGTGCAAAATCAAAGGGGCGGGGTGGGCCATGTTTCGGTTATTATTGATGTTTGCCAAAAGGATGAAAACGAGCGTCTTTATCTGATAGGCTATGGTTTCATGCCGGCCCAACAGTTTCACATAGAGAAGGGCGGAGCGGAGGGCTGGTTCGCCCTGGCGGATTATCGGAAATATTTAAAAATGCACTTTGCTTTCGGGGAGCCGGCATACCGGCGCTTTTAG